Proteins encoded by one window of Maliibacterium massiliense:
- a CDS encoding NAD(P)-dependent oxidoreductase, which produces MFQKLVAIEPINMNEAARARLYDYAREVVLCADRPADDAEIIRRIGDADAVLVSYTTLVPRAVIEACPRIRYIGMCCSLYSPESANVDICAANERGITVLGIRDYGDEGVVEYVVSELVRLLHGFGAFQWRDVERELTDVKIGIVGLGTSGGMIARALQFFGAEVSYYSRTRKPEREAEGLTYRPLEALLAHVDILITCLNKNTVLLHEAAFARFGNGKILVNTGISPSYDIGALRAWVQNPGNYYLCDTDMAMGDTTLLALPRVISPRKSSGFSSYTIKRLSQKVLENIETYLKGTGELA; this is translated from the coding sequence ATGTTTCAAAAACTGGTGGCGATCGAGCCTATTAACATGAACGAGGCGGCCAGAGCGCGCCTGTACGACTACGCGCGGGAGGTCGTGCTATGCGCGGACAGGCCCGCGGATGACGCGGAAATCATCCGCCGCATCGGCGATGCGGACGCGGTGCTGGTTTCCTACACCACGCTCGTGCCGCGCGCGGTGATCGAGGCCTGCCCGCGTATCCGCTACATCGGCATGTGCTGCAGTCTCTACAGCCCCGAGAGCGCCAACGTGGACATCTGCGCCGCAAACGAGCGTGGCATCACGGTGCTGGGTATCCGCGATTACGGCGACGAGGGCGTGGTGGAGTACGTGGTATCAGAGCTGGTGCGCCTGCTGCACGGCTTTGGGGCGTTTCAGTGGCGGGACGTGGAGCGGGAACTGACCGACGTCAAAATCGGCATCGTGGGCCTGGGCACCAGCGGCGGCATGATCGCGCGGGCGCTGCAGTTCTTTGGGGCGGAAGTATCCTACTACAGCCGCACCCGCAAGCCGGAGCGGGAGGCCGAAGGCCTGACATACCGGCCGCTGGAGGCGCTGCTTGCGCACGTGGACATCCTCATCACCTGCCTCAACAAAAACACCGTGCTGCTGCACGAGGCGGCGTTTGCACGCTTTGGCAACGGCAAGATTCTGGTCAACACGGGCATCAGCCCCTCCTACGATATCGGCGCGCTGCGCGCCTGGGTGCAGAACCCGGGCAACTACTACCTGTGCGATACGGATATGGCAATGGGGGACACCACCCTGCTTGCTCTGCCGCGCGTGATCAGCCCGCGCAAGTCCTCGGGCTTTTCCAGCTACACCATCAAGCGCCTGAGCCAGAAGGTGCTGGAGAATATCGAGACGTATCTCAAGGGCACGGGGGAGCTTGCCTGA
- a CDS encoding DsrE family protein, with amino-acid sequence MMEKVTIIWTTADKEAALNMAFMYAKNAKVRGWWDEIDFVIWGPSDRLACEDADIQTEIATLLHVGVQVKACIACAERYGAVEKLRALGVEVLPMGLPLTETLKAGGRVLTI; translated from the coding sequence ATGATGGAAAAGGTGACGATTATCTGGACCACGGCGGATAAGGAGGCGGCGCTAAACATGGCGTTTATGTACGCGAAAAACGCCAAGGTGCGCGGCTGGTGGGACGAGATTGATTTCGTCATCTGGGGCCCGTCCGACAGGTTGGCCTGCGAGGACGCGGATATCCAGACCGAGATCGCTACCCTGCTGCACGTGGGCGTCCAGGTCAAGGCGTGTATCGCGTGCGCCGAGCGCTACGGCGCGGTGGAAAAGCTGCGCGCGCTGGGCGTGGAGGTGCTGCCCATGGGCCTGCCGCTGACCGAGACGCTCAAAGCGGGCGGTCGAGTGCTGACCATTTAG
- a CDS encoding CoA-acylating methylmalonate-semialdehyde dehydrogenase — MKKVMNCIGGKWCDPTGNRYADVINPSNNQVIGQVARSTKEDVDAATAAAKEAFKSWSKMPTTRRAKFMFRLVDLITEHFEDISRLVSLEEGKNLTDARAEVKRAQENTEVATGIPSLIAGDMMQNIAGNIDGYTIKQPIGVFGIICPFNFPAMIPFWFFPYAVGTGNTVVIKVSRQVPLTMQYIMELIQEAGFPDGVVNIVNGDREVVTAMLESEDIAGISFVGSTPIAKLIAERCGATGKRFQALGGAKNYFLVMPDAKMDKVISSLMTSCFGCAGERCMAASVVVGVGDVYDELIEKFRDAAAKLVVGDALDPAVDVGPVIGQGDKDRILGYIDGAIAQGAKVILDGRNPQIKGDPNGFYVGPTILENCTRDMAIWKDEVFGPVVICFKCDSFEEAMEHMNSHHFGNGASIFTQNGYYARQFEVDAQAGMLGINVGVPAPMALLPFGGVKQSFFGDIKGQSKHVIDFFTTSKVVTTRFFPED; from the coding sequence ATGAAAAAAGTCATGAACTGCATTGGCGGCAAGTGGTGCGATCCCACCGGCAATCGCTACGCGGACGTCATCAACCCCTCCAACAACCAGGTGATCGGCCAGGTTGCGCGTTCCACCAAAGAGGATGTGGACGCTGCGACCGCCGCCGCCAAAGAGGCCTTTAAGTCTTGGAGCAAAATGCCCACTACCCGCCGTGCGAAATTTATGTTCCGCCTGGTGGACCTGATCACCGAGCATTTTGAGGACATCAGCCGCCTGGTCTCGCTGGAGGAGGGCAAAAACCTCACCGACGCCCGCGCGGAGGTCAAGCGCGCCCAGGAGAACACTGAGGTTGCCACCGGCATCCCCAGCCTGATTGCGGGCGACATGATGCAGAACATCGCCGGCAACATTGACGGCTACACCATCAAGCAGCCCATCGGCGTGTTCGGCATCATCTGCCCCTTCAACTTCCCGGCCATGATCCCGTTCTGGTTCTTCCCCTACGCGGTGGGTACGGGCAACACGGTCGTCATCAAGGTGAGCCGCCAGGTGCCCCTGACCATGCAGTACATCATGGAGCTGATCCAGGAGGCGGGCTTCCCCGATGGCGTCGTCAACATCGTTAACGGTGACCGCGAGGTCGTGACCGCCATGCTGGAGTCCGAGGACATCGCCGGCATCTCCTTTGTCGGTTCCACCCCCATCGCCAAGCTGATCGCCGAGCGCTGCGGCGCCACCGGCAAGCGCTTCCAGGCGCTGGGCGGCGCGAAGAACTACTTCCTGGTGATGCCGGATGCCAAGATGGATAAGGTGATCTCCTCGCTGATGACCTCCTGCTTCGGCTGCGCAGGCGAGCGCTGCATGGCCGCGAGTGTCGTGGTGGGCGTGGGCGACGTCTATGACGAACTGATCGAGAAATTCCGCGACGCGGCCGCCAAACTGGTGGTGGGCGACGCACTGGATCCCGCGGTGGACGTGGGCCCGGTCATCGGCCAGGGCGACAAGGATCGCATCCTGGGCTACATCGACGGCGCGATCGCGCAGGGCGCCAAGGTGATCCTGGACGGCCGCAATCCCCAGATCAAGGGCGATCCCAACGGCTTCTACGTTGGCCCCACGATCCTGGAGAACTGCACGCGCGATATGGCTATCTGGAAGGATGAGGTATTTGGACCCGTGGTCATCTGCTTTAAGTGCGACAGCTTCGAGGAAGCCATGGAGCACATGAACAGCCACCACTTCGGCAATGGCGCCTCCATCTTCACCCAGAACGGCTACTACGCCCGCCAGTTTGAGGTGGACGCGCAGGCCGGTATGCTGGGCATCAATGTGGGCGTGCCTGCGCCCATGGCGCTGCTGCCCTTCGGCGGTGTGAAGCAGTCCTTCTTCGGCGATATCAAGGGCCAGTCCAAGCACGTGATCGACTTCTTTACCACCAGCAAGGTCGTCACCACCCGCTTCTTCCCCGAGGACTGA
- the iolC gene encoding 5-dehydro-2-deoxygluconokinase, whose product MFKLEFDESRPIDFIGVGRACIDLNANEINRPMEETMTFTKYVGGSPANITIALARLGKKCGFIGKVSDDQHGRFVSGYMKNNGINTDHMYVDDSGASMGLAFTEIKSPSDCSILMYRTHVADLMLDPTEVSEEYIKNAKAMLISGTALAASPSREAVFVALDYARKHNTVVLFDLDYRPYTWKNPNEVAIYYSLAAEKCDVIFGTRDEFDMMECFTMPGNKDDKVTCAKWFGYHAKLVNIKYGQDGSNCYTSDGKMVHGGIYPAKVLKTFGAGDSYAGAFIYGLLEGWEIEKCLNYAAASASIVVSSHSCSDAMPTLEQIATFIDKCNKGQDPFAK is encoded by the coding sequence ATGTTTAAGCTGGAGTTTGACGAAAGCCGTCCCATCGATTTTATCGGCGTGGGCCGCGCGTGCATTGACCTCAATGCCAACGAAATCAACCGTCCCATGGAAGAGACGATGACGTTCACCAAGTATGTGGGCGGCTCACCCGCCAACATCACCATCGCGCTTGCCCGCCTGGGCAAAAAGTGCGGTTTCATCGGCAAGGTGTCCGATGACCAGCACGGCCGCTTTGTTTCGGGCTACATGAAGAACAACGGCATCAACACCGACCACATGTATGTGGACGACAGCGGCGCCTCGATGGGTCTTGCCTTTACCGAGATCAAGTCGCCCAGCGACTGCAGCATCCTGATGTACCGCACCCATGTGGCGGATTTGATGCTGGACCCCACCGAGGTATCGGAGGAATACATCAAAAACGCCAAGGCCATGCTGATTTCCGGCACGGCGCTGGCCGCCAGCCCCTCGCGCGAGGCGGTGTTTGTGGCGCTGGATTACGCCCGCAAGCACAACACGGTCGTGCTTTTTGATTTGGACTACCGCCCCTACACCTGGAAGAACCCCAACGAGGTGGCCATCTACTACAGCCTGGCCGCGGAGAAGTGCGACGTCATCTTCGGCACGCGCGATGAGTTTGACATGATGGAGTGCTTCACCATGCCTGGCAACAAGGACGACAAGGTTACCTGCGCCAAGTGGTTCGGCTACCACGCCAAGCTTGTCAACATCAAGTACGGCCAGGACGGCTCCAACTGCTACACCAGCGACGGCAAGATGGTGCACGGCGGCATCTACCCGGCCAAGGTGCTCAAGACCTTCGGCGCGGGGGATTCCTACGCCGGCGCGTTCATCTACGGCCTGCTGGAGGGCTGGGAGATTGAAAAGTGCCTGAATTACGCGGCGGCTTCCGCCTCCATCGTGGTTTCCAGCCACTCCTGCTCGGACGCCATGCCCACACTCGAGCAGATTGCCACCTTCATTGACAAGTGCAATAAGGGCCAAGATCCCTTTGCGAAATAA
- a CDS encoding aspartate/glutamate racemase family protein, with product MSKKKHVCVLMTSFSNKDDIVGFFKQLAPDVRLSFIADDTLIQDVQAAGGPTPSVRSRMCKYAMAAQEMGADLIINICSSVGEVADVYSKLVDIPVVKIDQAMAEEAVRLGSKISLVATVATTVGPSRRLIERVAAEQGKQVTVKECLVDGAMDMLFAGDAKGHNDRVRSVVEAQDGNCDVIVLAQGSMMVLMPELGHIKTPVLTSIPMGVKHVVEDILAKM from the coding sequence ATGTCCAAGAAAAAACATGTCTGCGTGCTTATGACCAGCTTTTCCAACAAGGATGATATCGTGGGCTTTTTCAAACAGCTGGCACCCGATGTCCGCCTTTCATTCATCGCGGACGATACGCTGATCCAGGATGTGCAGGCCGCAGGCGGCCCCACCCCCAGCGTTCGCAGCCGCATGTGCAAATACGCCATGGCCGCCCAGGAGATGGGCGCGGATCTGATCATCAACATCTGCTCCTCCGTGGGTGAGGTGGCGGACGTATACAGCAAGCTGGTGGATATTCCCGTGGTCAAGATCGACCAGGCCATGGCTGAGGAAGCGGTGCGTCTGGGCAGCAAGATCTCCCTGGTCGCCACTGTAGCCACCACCGTTGGGCCCAGCCGCCGCCTGATCGAGCGCGTGGCTGCCGAGCAGGGCAAGCAGGTCACTGTCAAGGAGTGCCTGGTGGACGGCGCAATGGATATGCTCTTTGCGGGCGATGCCAAGGGCCACAACGACCGCGTGCGTAGCGTGGTAGAGGCGCAGGACGGCAACTGCGACGTCATCGTGCTCGCCCAGGGCAGCATGATGGTGCTGATGCCTGAGCTGGGCCATATCAAAACGCCTGTGCTGACCAGCATTCCCATGGGCGTCAAACACGTTGTGGAGGATATCCTCGCTAAGATGTAA
- a CDS encoding four-carbon acid sugar kinase family protein, whose amino-acid sequence MEKKNAAQLLASLPPVRKIEDFYKTPYPLDHKLVVLDDDPTGVQTVHDVDVWTVWDEASLTEAMRGAGHVFFILTNSRGLTAADSRALHEEIMRNLVAASKATGVPFLVISRSDSTLRGHYPMETEVLRQGYEQAGLGHVDGEIIAPFFLEGGRYTIGDVHYVREGDTLVPAGDTEFARDTTFGYAASDLKDWVREKVGDMPADAPIHSVSIDMLRSGDIQAVTALLLQAKDFEKIVVNAACYEDMEVFVLALYAAIAKGKTYMFRTAAGFVRVFAKVDAKPLLSGAQLNNGSALGGLVIVGSHVKKTTMQLEKLLTLDGLATIEFDVNRLEAPDVADYIAQMVRSMKEAMQRGETAVVYTTRKVVTKTADASEANLSFSLRVSAALVQLVQDLDVMPSFIVAKGGITSSDIGVKGLGVKKACVAGQVLPGVPVWKLGPESKYPGVCYVVFPGNVGDENGLRDVVASARAKA is encoded by the coding sequence ATGGAGAAAAAGAACGCGGCGCAGCTGCTGGCATCCCTGCCGCCGGTGCGCAAGATCGAGGATTTCTACAAGACGCCCTACCCGCTTGACCACAAGCTGGTGGTGCTGGATGACGACCCCACGGGCGTGCAGACCGTGCATGACGTGGACGTGTGGACGGTGTGGGACGAGGCGAGCCTGACCGAGGCGATGCGCGGCGCGGGGCATGTCTTCTTTATCCTGACCAATTCCCGCGGCCTGACCGCCGCCGATTCGCGCGCGCTGCATGAGGAGATCATGCGCAACCTGGTGGCCGCCTCCAAGGCCACGGGTGTGCCGTTTCTTGTGATAAGCCGCAGCGATTCCACACTGCGCGGCCACTATCCCATGGAGACAGAGGTGCTGCGCCAGGGCTATGAGCAGGCGGGCCTGGGCCATGTGGACGGCGAGATCATCGCCCCGTTCTTTCTAGAGGGGGGGCGTTACACCATCGGCGACGTCCACTACGTGCGCGAGGGGGACACCCTGGTGCCGGCGGGGGATACGGAGTTCGCCCGGGATACTACCTTCGGCTACGCCGCCAGCGATTTGAAGGACTGGGTGCGCGAGAAGGTGGGGGATATGCCTGCGGACGCCCCCATCCACAGCGTATCCATCGATATGCTGCGCAGCGGGGATATCCAGGCCGTCACAGCGCTGCTGCTGCAGGCCAAGGATTTTGAAAAGATCGTGGTCAACGCGGCGTGCTATGAGGACATGGAAGTGTTCGTCCTCGCGCTCTACGCGGCCATTGCAAAGGGCAAGACATACATGTTCCGCACCGCGGCGGGTTTTGTGCGCGTGTTTGCCAAAGTCGACGCAAAGCCGCTGCTCTCTGGCGCGCAGTTGAACAACGGCTCCGCGCTGGGCGGGCTGGTGATCGTGGGCTCCCACGTCAAAAAGACCACCATGCAGCTGGAGAAGCTGCTGACGCTGGACGGCCTTGCCACCATCGAGTTTGACGTCAACCGCCTGGAGGCACCGGATGTGGCGGATTACATTGCCCAGATGGTGCGCAGCATGAAGGAGGCCATGCAGCGCGGCGAGACGGCGGTGGTGTACACCACGCGCAAGGTGGTCACAAAAACGGCGGACGCAAGCGAGGCGAATTTAAGCTTTTCGCTGCGCGTATCCGCCGCGCTGGTGCAGCTGGTGCAGGATCTGGACGTGATGCCCTCGTTTATCGTGGCCAAGGGAGGCATTACCTCCAGCGATATCGGCGTAAAGGGCCTGGGGGTCAAAAAGGCGTGCGTGGCCGGCCAGGTGTTGCCCGGCGTGCCCGTGTGGAAGCTGGGGCCGGAGAGCAAGTACCCCGGCGTGTGCTACGTGGTGTTCCCCGGCAACGTGGGCGACGAGAACGGCCTGCGCGACGTGGTCGCCTCCGCGCGCGCAAAAGCGTAA
- a CDS encoding PHP domain-containing protein: MDRYEGKVAYPCDLHCHSVRSDGNDTYEELADVARARGVRLFAVTDHDQVPQKEVAGQKLTDYARARGVYIVPGIEFSCDTQVEDVHIVGLGCDFDAPVFGALAARMAASKRESYRKLVQMLAEDGMDICWQDVIHTPQGDVPEEGVQRKHIFEAMARKQLAPDWSQAKVMVQTTPRYAGLKREKVSPREAIEAIRSTGGMAILAHPHLIDAEPHPGVTRAAYIEQLISCGLQGIEAAYPYGKTSYKGQDTEAAIERAVRAAYAARLFISGGSDYHDDGKKGVENPRMMGEKGVTLEDIRACETLRRIVLRLYPAAKEFI; the protein is encoded by the coding sequence ATGGACAGATACGAGGGAAAGGTGGCGTACCCGTGCGACCTGCACTGCCACAGCGTGCGCTCCGACGGCAACGATACGTATGAAGAGCTGGCGGACGTCGCCCGCGCGCGGGGTGTGCGGCTCTTTGCGGTGACGGATCACGACCAGGTGCCGCAAAAGGAGGTCGCCGGCCAGAAGCTGACGGACTATGCCCGCGCGCGCGGGGTCTACATCGTGCCGGGCATCGAATTCTCCTGCGATACGCAGGTGGAGGACGTGCACATCGTGGGGCTGGGATGCGATTTTGACGCGCCGGTGTTCGGCGCGCTGGCTGCGCGTATGGCCGCCTCCAAGCGGGAGAGCTACCGCAAGCTGGTGCAGATGCTTGCCGAGGATGGAATGGACATCTGTTGGCAGGATGTGATTCACACGCCCCAGGGCGATGTGCCCGAAGAGGGCGTGCAGCGCAAGCACATCTTTGAGGCCATGGCCCGCAAACAGCTGGCGCCCGACTGGAGCCAGGCCAAGGTCATGGTGCAGACCACCCCGCGCTACGCGGGCCTGAAGCGGGAGAAGGTATCGCCGCGCGAGGCCATCGAGGCGATTCGATCGACAGGCGGCATGGCGATATTGGCCCATCCGCACCTGATCGACGCAGAGCCGCATCCGGGCGTGACGCGCGCGGCGTACATCGAGCAGCTGATTTCCTGCGGCCTGCAGGGCATTGAGGCGGCGTACCCCTACGGCAAGACCAGCTACAAGGGCCAGGATACGGAAGCGGCGATCGAACGCGCGGTGCGCGCTGCGTACGCCGCGCGCCTGTTTATCTCAGGCGGCTCGGATTATCATGACGACGGCAAAAAGGGCGTGGAGAACCCCCGCATGATGGGGGAAAAGGGCGTCACGCTGGAGGACATCCGCGCGTGTGAGACGCTGCGGCGCATTGTGCTGCGCCTGTATCCGGCCGCCAAGGAATTTATTTGA
- a CDS encoding class II fructose-bisphosphate aldolase, with translation MIITLYCQKCGLYMMRRANNGKFCVVSVVALYIRWYNNIVYSWVRCRYSFKLSGVFFRMSYVPMKEMLLAAQRDGYGVGAFNIVNEQTARACIALAEEMRAPMLLQTSMVPLSVYGPEGMMDLLRPLAEKARVPVAVHLDHCTDPDFVKRCIDAGFTSVMMDASKLPPEENIAVTRDVVDYAHARGAVVEGELGAIVKAKDDLAARQSGEGAVSLEAARDYMARTGVDAFAPAVGTAHGLYRGEPKLNFELVRAIVALGMAPLVVHGGTGLSDENFRKLIAAGASKINISTAIKIAYYEGIAGYIQAHPDEKEQPLAIDQAAIAAVQDVVRRHIALFGTAHRV, from the coding sequence ATGATAATTACATTATACTGCCAAAAGTGCGGGCTGTATATGATGCGACGGGCAAACAACGGCAAATTTTGTGTTGTAAGCGTTGTTGCGCTGTACATACGCTGGTATAATAACATTGTATACAGTTGGGTTCGTTGTCGATACAGCTTCAAGTTAAGTGGGGTGTTTTTTCGCATGAGCTATGTCCCGATGAAGGAGATGCTCCTGGCGGCGCAGCGTGATGGCTACGGCGTGGGGGCGTTCAATATTGTCAATGAGCAGACGGCGCGCGCGTGCATCGCCCTGGCAGAGGAGATGCGCGCGCCCATGCTGCTGCAGACGAGCATGGTGCCCCTTTCCGTCTACGGGCCGGAGGGGATGATGGATCTGCTGCGCCCGCTGGCTGAAAAGGCGCGCGTGCCGGTGGCGGTGCATCTGGACCACTGCACCGACCCGGACTTTGTCAAACGTTGCATTGACGCGGGCTTTACCAGCGTCATGATGGACGCCTCCAAGCTGCCGCCGGAGGAGAACATCGCCGTCACGCGCGACGTGGTGGATTACGCCCACGCGCGCGGCGCAGTGGTGGAGGGGGAGCTGGGCGCCATCGTCAAGGCGAAGGACGACCTCGCCGCGCGCCAGAGCGGCGAGGGCGCCGTGAGCCTGGAGGCGGCGCGCGATTATATGGCGCGCACGGGCGTGGACGCGTTTGCGCCCGCGGTGGGCACGGCCCACGGCCTCTACAGGGGGGAACCCAAGCTGAATTTTGAGCTGGTGCGCGCCATTGTGGCTCTGGGCATGGCCCCCCTTGTGGTGCACGGGGGCACCGGCCTTTCCGATGAGAACTTCCGCAAGCTCATTGCCGCGGGCGCAAGCAAGATCAACATCTCCACCGCCATCAAAATCGCCTACTACGAAGGCATTGCCGGCTACATCCAGGCGCATCCGGATGAAAAGGAGCAGCCGCTTGCGATCGACCAGGCGGCCATCGCCGCCGTGCAGGACGTGGTGCGCAGGCACATCGCCCTGTTCGGCACGGCGCATCGGGTGTAA
- a CDS encoding type I phosphomannose isomerase catalytic subunit — translation MSACYTRPLKLVPNKIVRYPGGREIDRFRGVEPAKDDGRPEAWVGSCTTVRNAANSPDPHDGMAKVTLPDGSTPYLKDFIQTDAENLLGKKHFARYGSNTNLLVKLLDAEKQLRLQAHPTRAHAKEAFGQDFGKAECWYIVSLRDDSPVKPYVLMGFKEGIKREIFDELYDQEDVPAMENWCHKVFVKPGDMFNIPGGLIHAVGTGCFLIELQEPSDLVVGVTKNPELSGKAAEDWKELQLGTYHYEGHSYEENLRINQVPPRVLREDAGGKETYLIGSAQTPYFSAALYEVMGAFKPMDTGTFSIAIVLEGAGSINYAGGELPIKRGDELFLPAGIADMELLASSALKIIRCFPPDVL, via the coding sequence ATGAGCGCATGCTATACCCGTCCTTTGAAGCTCGTCCCCAACAAGATCGTCCGTTACCCCGGCGGCCGTGAGATCGACCGCTTCCGCGGCGTGGAGCCGGCCAAGGACGACGGCCGTCCCGAGGCGTGGGTGGGCTCGTGCACCACGGTGCGCAATGCCGCCAACTCGCCCGACCCACACGACGGCATGGCCAAGGTGACCCTGCCCGACGGCAGCACGCCCTATTTGAAGGATTTTATCCAGACCGATGCGGAGAACCTGCTGGGCAAAAAGCACTTTGCCCGCTACGGCAGCAACACCAACCTGCTTGTGAAGCTGCTGGACGCGGAAAAACAGCTGCGCCTGCAGGCCCATCCCACGCGCGCACACGCCAAGGAGGCCTTTGGGCAGGATTTCGGCAAGGCAGAGTGTTGGTACATCGTCTCTCTGCGCGACGATTCCCCCGTCAAGCCCTACGTGCTGATGGGTTTTAAGGAGGGCATCAAGCGGGAGATCTTTGACGAGCTCTACGACCAAGAGGACGTGCCCGCCATGGAGAACTGGTGCCACAAGGTCTTTGTCAAGCCCGGCGACATGTTCAACATCCCCGGCGGCCTGATCCACGCGGTGGGCACGGGCTGCTTCCTCATCGAGCTGCAGGAGCCCTCCGATCTGGTGGTGGGCGTCACGAAGAACCCGGAGCTGTCCGGAAAAGCGGCGGAGGACTGGAAGGAGCTGCAGCTGGGCACCTACCATTATGAGGGCCACAGCTACGAGGAAAACCTGCGCATCAACCAGGTGCCCCCCCGCGTGCTGCGCGAGGATGCCGGCGGCAAGGAAACCTACCTGATCGGCAGCGCGCAGACCCCCTACTTCAGCGCGGCGCTCTACGAGGTGATGGGCGCCTTCAAACCCATGGACACCGGCACCTTCTCCATCGCCATCGTGCTGGAGGGGGCGGGTAGCATCAACTACGCGGGCGGCGAGCTGCCCATCAAGCGGGGCGACGAGCTCTTTTTGCCCGCGGGCATCGCGGATATGGAGCTGTTGGCCTCCAGCGCGCTGAAGATCATCCGCTGCTTCCCCCCCGACGTCCTGTAA
- a CDS encoding LCP family protein — MKKYLVNTLIVLFSVMLVVVIGGGIYMQDVLSGLSNVDEGGKSADLQGDVITPASGETLTADEQAIAELGKDTINVLCLGVDSRNTDGKMVGNTDVMMIATVDLKSKTIRLTSLMRDMYVAIPGHGKTRINAAFASGGADLALQTVNQNFGLNLKHYAIVDFISMEKIINRVGSITIDVREEEVNYVNEVIVELNKINREKDPNDKQVEFLAHGGEQQLNGRQAVAYARVRHVGNSDYERTARQRKVLIEMFKKVMQMNILDAPGLVQDVSPYIETNLTPDQILSVGLKVLSFKGAGVEQLRVPMDGAFSSEKINGAAVLVPNIAECKKTIQNFIVGLYEPPEKQY, encoded by the coding sequence ATGAAGAAATATTTGGTCAACACGCTCATTGTGCTGTTTTCCGTGATGCTGGTCGTCGTCATCGGCGGGGGCATCTACATGCAGGATGTACTTTCGGGCCTCTCCAACGTGGATGAGGGCGGCAAGTCGGCGGACCTGCAGGGAGACGTCATCACGCCTGCCTCGGGCGAGACGCTCACCGCAGACGAGCAGGCGATCGCAGAGCTGGGCAAGGACACCATCAATGTGCTCTGCCTGGGCGTGGACAGCCGCAATACCGACGGCAAGATGGTGGGCAACACCGACGTGATGATGATCGCCACGGTGGATCTAAAGTCCAAAACCATCCGCCTCACCTCGCTGATGCGCGATATGTACGTAGCCATCCCCGGCCACGGCAAGACCCGCATCAACGCGGCATTTGCCTCGGGCGGCGCGGACCTTGCACTGCAGACGGTCAACCAGAACTTTGGCCTGAACCTCAAGCATTACGCGATTGTGGACTTTATCAGCATGGAAAAGATCATCAACCGCGTGGGCAGTATCACCATCGATGTGCGCGAGGAAGAGGTCAATTATGTAAACGAGGTCATTGTGGAACTCAACAAGATCAATAGGGAAAAGGACCCCAATGACAAGCAGGTGGAATTTCTGGCCCACGGCGGCGAGCAGCAGCTCAACGGCCGGCAGGCCGTGGCCTACGCGCGCGTGCGCCATGTGGGCAACTCTGACTACGAGCGCACGGCCCGTCAGCGCAAGGTGCTCATCGAGATGTTCAAGAAGGTGATGCAGATGAACATCCTCGACGCGCCCGGCCTGGTGCAAGACGTTTCGCCCTACATTGAGACAAACCTCACGCCGGATCAGATCCTCTCGGTGGGCCTGAAGGTGCTCAGCTTCAAGGGCGCGGGGGTGGAGCAGTTGCGCGTGCCCATGGACGGCGCGTTCTCATCGGAGAAGATCAACGGCGCCGCGGTGCTCGTGCCCAACATTGCGGAGTGTAAAAAGACGATACAGAACTTTATCGTGGGTCTCTACGAGCCCCCGGAAAAACAGTATTAG